The Psychrobacillus sp. FSL K6-4046 DNA window CAATAGTTTCGACATTTTTTGAGCTTGCTACAAGTGGGTTACTATGGACTCATGTATCAGTCTCTCTTTACCGAATTGCAATGGGTTTCCTACTCGGTGTAATTCCAGGTGTAATCATAGGGCTGTTAATGGGATTGTATGCTCCTATTCGACACTTTATATCCCCTATAGTAATGGCATTTATGCCGATTCCAACATTAGCTTTAATGCCAATCATCATTATCCTTTTTGGTATTGGAGATTTTTCAAAGGTAGTTACTATTGCTGGGAGTGTATTTTTTCCTGTCGTTATTAATACAGTGGCTGGTGTTTTGAACATAGATAGGGTACATCTAGATGTAGCCAAAAACTATGGTGCAAGTCCAAAGGATTTCTTTTTGAAAATTGCTTTCCCGGGTGCCTTGCCAGTTATGCTAGAAGGTATTCAAATGGGGCAGGCAATAGCTTTGTTAACAATCGTTGCCGCAGAAATGATGGGGGCAACCTCTGGTATCGGTTATTTAATCTGGACCTCTTATAAGGCATTCATGTTGAAGGAAATGTTCGTTGGTTTAGTGCTCATTTCTTTTTTTGGGTTTCTTTTTTCCCTTCTCCTACGTGGACTGCAAAAGAGAATTGTCCCATGGAGGTGAGTTAAATGAGCGGAAAAGTTAAAATTTCCATTGATAATCTTACGAAGATTTTCTATAAAAAAAGTAATAGTGTTACAGCTATAAAGGATATTTCTCTGCAGGTAGAGGAAGGAGAATTTATCTGTCTAGTTGGACCAAGTGGATGTGGAAAGACAACTCTTTTACGCATCCTTGCGGGACTAGAAACTCCGAGCTCTGGCTCCTTTTTAATTGCATCGGAAGCAGGGGAACGTCCGCTACAGTCTATGGTGTTTCAAGAAAAAGGGGTTATTCCTTGGCTGACCGTTGAAGAGAATGTTGCTTTTGGTTTAAAAATGAGGCACCTTCCAAAGGAATACGTTAAAAAGCAAACCGACTACTACTTAAAAAAGGTAGGTTTAAGTAAGTTTTCTTCGCTTTATCCAAAAGAGCTTTCTGGAGGGATGAAGCAACGGATTAGTATTGCTAGGGCTTTTGCCAATGATCCAGAAATTTTGTTAATGGATGAGCCATTTGCTGCCTTGGATGAACAAAACAAATTCATATTGCAGGAAGAGTTACTATCAATTTGGTCCGAAAACAAAAAGACCGTTTTATTTATCACTCATAGTATTGATGAGGCTTTGTTGCTGAGTGACCGTATCGTGTTATTGAGCTCTCATCCAGGTGAGATTGTAAGTGAGATAAAAGTTCCATTGCCAAGACCCCGTACAATGGAGCAGGTTAGGGCAAATGCAGAAATGGCGGAACAGTTTATAACGATTTGGAATCATTTACAGCAAGAAGTTCAAAAATCGAGAAAATAAAGGAGGAAAGTTGTGAAGAAACGCTGGTTCATACTATTTGCATCTATTGTTCTTTTACTAGGTGCTTGTAGTCCAAAAGAAGAAGGAACTGACAATGTAAATGATGAAGTAAGTAAGGATAACCCTTCTGGAGACTTGGCACCGCTAAATAAGAAAGTAAAAGTAATTATAGCGGAAGACGGGGCTGCCTCTGGAGCAGGTTTTTACATTGCAAAAGAAAAAGGTTATTTTGAGGACTACAATATTGAAGTAGAGTTTGCGCAATTTGCAAATAGTGATGAAATGCTTCCTGCACTTGCTTCGGGAGACGTGGATATTGCCGGTGGGGTTTCAACTGCTTCATTTTTTAATGCCATTGCCCAAGGGATTGACGTAAAAATTATTGCAGACAAGGGACACAATGTGCCAGGTAAGTCGTATTTCTCATTCGTCATTGGAAACCACATGAAGGATGTCATCAAGGAGTATAAGGATTTTGAAGGAAAGCGTATTGCTGTTTCCTCTAAAAACTCGATTGATGAATTTATCTTTTTAGAAATGCTGAAGCATGCAGGATTAACACCTGAGGATGTAGAGTTTGTATTACTTGGAGACTTTGGAAGCATGCTAGGGGCGATTGAAAATGGTTCGATAGATGCCGCACTTCAAATTGAACCACTAATCGCCCAAGGGATTGAAAACGGATTTCATGAGCGCTTTGGAGACGCTACGGATTATGCACCGGAATCTCAAATCGCGATGGTTTTAGGTTCTCCTCAATTTATGAGTGAGGAACAAGATGTTTCGCTCCGATTCATGGCGGCCTATTTAAAGGGTGTCCGGGATTATAATGATGCATTTATAAAGGGTGAAGGAAAAGCTGAAATCATTGAAATTATGACAAAGTATACTTCACTAAAAGATCCAGTGTTATGGGAAAAAGTATTTGTTACAGGCTTAGATCCTAATGGAAAAATGTTTTTAGATGACGTGTTAAAGCAATATGACGTATATAAAGAAAATGGAGCAATTAGCGGTGACGTTGACTTTGATAAAGCGGTGGATACATCTATAACAGAAAAAGCAGTGGAGATATTAGGTGAATATAAGTAAAGATTCAATATAAAAGGTATGGAAGAATATATCCATGCCTTTTGATTTATATAATAATTGGAAACTTTTAAAAACTAATTGCCAAATACAACTAAATTATTCATTTTGATAACTGCGTGGTAAAAAAGCCTTTGTATTGCAACCTCCTACATTCATAAAAATATTCTTTTAGTATACAATGTAGGATATATAGCTGATAGGGGTGCTCAAAATGGTGAATGTACTAGTAGATGCGGACGGCTGTCCTGTCGTGGATTTAACGATTGATATCGCAAAACAGTTCGATTTGAAGGTAACGTTGTTATGCGACACTGCACATTATATGCAGAGGGAAGGTGCTGAAACAGTCATGGTTTCGAAAGGCGCGGATGCTGTAGACTTTGTGCTCGTTAATAAAGTGAATAAGGGCGACATTGTTGTCACCCAGGATTATGGTCTTGCAGCCATGGTTTTAGCTAAGCGAGGCTATGCAATAGACCAAAATGGAAGATGGTATACACCAGAGAATATAGACCAGCTATTAGAGAGTAGACATATATCCAAAAAAATAAGACAAGCAGGTGGCCGAATGAAGGGACCACGAAAACGTCAAAAAGAAGACAATGAGAAATATGAAATTCATTTTAAAAGACTTTGTGAAAAAGTTTTGAAGCAACAGATTTAATTTTGTGTACGATCTATTATTTCTAAAGCAACGTTAGGAGCATCTGCGAATATACCATCAGCCTTGTAGAGCAAGGCTTTTTTTATATCTGCTTCTCCTATCAAGGAAAACAGGTGTACCTTCAACCCATTTTCATGTGCTTCATGGACAAAGGTTCCATCTACAGCATTCACGTTGACGCCAATTCCACTTGCATAGGTTTTTAGGCTTTTCATTTCCTGGTTGGTAAATTTAGCCTCCTCTTTATTACCGAGCAGTTGGATAAGGGGGATGCTTGGTTCAAGCTCATGAAATTCTATTAGGCTAGCACGGTTGAAGGATTGGACGATTACTTTTGGTACATCTTCTTCGTGATTTAATAAGTTATATTCTTCTAACAAAGCAAGCAATTCCTCCTCCATTTCCTCATATATTTTTGGGGATTTCATTTCAATGTAGTAGTTGACTCTATCTCCAAAATTATCAAATATTTCTCTTAATGTAGGAACTCGTGCCTTTTCAAATGCAGTATTGGCGAAATCTGGATATTTATCATTAAACCATTTCCCGGCATTCAACTTTTTTAATTCCTCTAATGTGTAATCTTTGACTAACCCTTCACCTTCAGTAGTGCGGTCTACTGTTTCATCATGCATAGCAACTAATACTCCATCTTTCGTCATTTGTAAGTCAATTTCAATATAAGTAGCTCCTAGCTGCTCAGCAACCTCATAAGCGACCATTGTATGCTCTGGTGCATAAGTAGATGCTCCTCTATGCGCGATGATAAAAAACTCTTCTGAAGCAATGGGCGTCACTTCTTTCCCTACACATCCACTAACAAACAAAACAAATATAAGTAGGATTATTTGATATTTACGCATAAGTTTATCCTCCAAGAACTGTAAACTTTTTGTATAAAATTAAATATTCTGTAAATATTGTAAATTTCTTTGATTTAGAATATTCTTTTTAGTAATATGGTGAAGAAAAGATTACATAGCTATGGAAAAATGGTAAAAAACATATTTTACTAGCTTCCATAGTAAAATCTATAAACTTGATGCCTAGGTAACATAATCGATTAGAGAATGGGGGAAATCTTTTGAAGCGAGTAGAGTTGATTGATATCTCTAAATCATACGACAAACAATCTAACGTTATTTCTAATATTAACGTAACGATTGAACCAGGGGAATTCTTTGTGCTTGTTGGTCCATCGGGGTGTGGAAAAAGTACAATGCTTCGTATGATTGCGGGATTAGAAGAGATAACAGGAGGAGTGCTCAAGATTGGTGAGCAGGAAGTGAATGATTTACCTCCAAGTAAGCGTGATTTATCTATGGTATTCCAGAACTATGCTTTATACCCGCATCTTTCGGTAGAAGAAAATATTCAATTTGGTCTGCATGTAAAAAAAATCTCTAAAGAAGAACGTAACAATCGAACAATAGAGGTTGCTCAAATGCTAGGGCTTTCTGATTACTTAAAACGTAAGCCAAGAGAACTTTCCGGTGGACAAAGACAACGAGTTGCTCTTGCCCGAGCTATTGTAAACCAAGCTCCAATTTGTCTAATGGACGAACCATTATCTAACTTAGATGCTAAGCTTCGTGCACACATGAGATCTGAAATTAGACAAATCCAGCGCAGACTTGGAATTACTATGATTTATGTAACGCATGATCAAATTGAGGCGATGACAATGGGTGATCGCATTATGATTCTACATGAAGGATCTATCCAACAGATAGGTAAACCAATTGATATTTATAATAATCCAGCCAATCCTTTTGTGGCTACCTTTATTGGTTCACCTCCTATGAATATTGCTGAAGGCATAGGAAGTAAAGAACAGCGTGCTATTGTGTTAAATGATTTAATTACTATTTCCGTACCAGATGAGGACGCACACTACCTGACAGACAAAGTTATTGTTGGTATTCGTCCGGAGCATATAAAAGCAGCGACTAAGGATTCGACCGCTGAGGAAAAGGTATTTGTAGAAATTGTAAATGTAGAAATTTTAGGAAATGAAACTGTATTTTCATTTACGTTGAATGATCAGCAATGGCAAGTGAAATGGAGCGGCCAATGGCAGATAGCTGTCGGTGATAAAATACCAGTCATCATGAACTATGATTCCTTTTGCTTCTTTGATAGCGTAACAAAGGAGATTATTAAAAAACCTTCTGATGTAGAAAACCATGTATTTGGTAAAGAGGTATTTGTATGACAGTAGTGAAATCAAATCATGTAACTGCTGTTAGGTCTAAGCAAAAGAAAGGTTTCTGGAAGCGCTCACTAAATGCCCGAACAGCTCTATTATATTTATTGCCATCTATTATCTTATTTTCCGTTTTTGTTTTTTATCCAATGTTTCGCACCATTTATTTAAGCTTTTTCTTAACCAACCAAGCAGGAGAGGCTGCAGTGTTTGTTGGTCTGGAAAACTATGCTTATTTGCTTGAATCGTCTGCTTTTCTAAACAGTATAAAGGCGACATTCCTATTTGTACTATATACAGTGCCTACTGGAATTATTATTGCGCTAGGCCTCGCATTACTTGCCAATGAAAAGCTAAGAGGAATTGGTTTCTTTCGTACAATCTATGCTTCCACTATGGGGGTTTCCGTAGCAGCTTCCTCCGTTGTGTGGCTATTCTTATTCCACCCAAGTATTGGGATGTTCAACAAAGTGCTTGCCATATTGAATCTTCCACAAGTCGAGTGGCTTCTAGATCCAACATGGGCTTTGCTGTCGGTGTCTTTAACAACGATTTGGTTGAACACTGGCTTCTGCTTCCTCATATTGCTAGGGGGACTACAAAATATTGATGAGCACTTATATGAAAGTGCTCGTATTGACGGAGCAAGCTATTGGTATCGTTTGAGAAGAATCACTATACCAATGCTCTCTCCCACCTTATTTTTTATTATTACCATCTCTCTCATCAATGCGTTTCAAACGTTTGGACAGGTGGATATCTTAACAAAGGGCGGGCCATCCCAATCCACTAACTTAATCGTGTATTCCATTTATCGAGAGGCCTTTGTTAACGCTCAATTTGGTACTGCAAGTGCTCAAGCAGTGTTCTTATTTATATGTATTTTACTCGTTACAATTTTACAGTTTAAGCTAGGGGAAAAGAAGGTGCATTACCAATGAGAATACTAAAGCGCTCCATCGTGTATTTTTTATTAATCGTTACTGCACTGATTATGTTTTTCCCGATTATCTATGCCTTGATGGTGAGCTTCATGACGGGAGGCGAAATTTTACAAGGAAAATTCTTGCCTTCTTCTTTTAGCTTTGATAATTATGTGAAGGTGTTTGATCGATTGCCTCTATTAAACTATTTGATTAACAGTTTCATTGTTTCGTTCGGGGTTATGCTTGGACAGCTGGTCGTATGTAGTTTAGCGGCCTATGCCTTTGTCTTTATCCCATTCAAAGGAAGGGACTTTGTATTTTTCCTTTTTATCTCCACGATGATGATTCCATGGGAAGCAACAATGATTCCCAATTTCTTTACCATTCAAAATCTAAACTGGCTTAACACATACCAAGGGATGACACTACCGTTTTTTGCCTTAGCCTTCGGGACATTTTTACTTAGACAGCATTTCAAAACAATACCGAAGGAGCTGCATGAGGCATCTCAGATTGCAGGGCTCAGTAGATTTGCGTTTTTTGTTCGTGTCATCTTGCCGGTTTCTAAAACTAGTTTAGTAACATTAGGAGCATATGGTTTCTTAACGACTTGGAATATGTACCTTTGGCCTTTATTGGTTACAACCAACAATTCCGTAAGAACCGTACAAATTGGCTTGAAACAGCTCCAGTCACAAGAGGTTGCAACAGAATGGGGGGTGGTTATGGCAGGGGTAATCGTTGTTATTATTCCAACACTACTACTATTGTTTTTAGGTCAAAAGCAATTGCAAAAAGGGTTAACGCAAGGGGCTCTAAAATAACAGTTGTTCCAAACTAAAAAAAGAGGTGTATGACATGAGAAAGAAGTTTAAGTTTACATCGTTATTCATGATTTTGTTAGGTATTCTAGCATTAGCTGCATGTACAAATAGTGATGACAGTTCATCGACAGAACCTGTACAAAAAAGCGACGAGGATGTTGAAAAATCCGAAGAAGGTAAAACAGTCATCTCCTTTTGGCACGCGATGTCAGGTTCAGGGCAAACAGCTCTTGATAATATTGTCGCTGACTTTAATGCATCCCAGGATGATTACGAGGTAAAGGCAGAATTCCAAGGATCATATGAAGAATCGTTAACTAAGCTTCGTAGTGTTGGAGGTACTGCAGACGCTCCGGCCATAACGCAGGTGTTTGAGGTAGGTACTAAATATATGATTGAAAGTGGATTTATCGAGCCAATGCAAAAGTTTATCGATGAAGATAACTATGACTTGTCTCAATTAGAGGAGAATATCTTAAATTATTATTCTCTTGATGGAGAGCTATATTCTATGCCATTTAACTCCTCTACGCCAGTAATGCTATACAACAAGGATGCATTTAAAGCAGCCGGCTTGGATCCTGAGAACCCTCCTAAAACGTTCCAGGAGATAATTGATGCAGCAGCTAAGCTTAAAACAGATGAGATGAAAGGCTTTTCTATGCTAACATACGGCTGGTTCTTCGAGCAGCTAGTAGCCACACAAGGTGGACTTTATGTAAATGAAGATAACGGTCGTGCTGGTGACGCGACAGAAGCGGTTTTTAATGGAGAAGAAGGTCAACGCGTGTTTGAATTCTTAAATACTATGAACGAGGCTGGTACATTTGGTAACTTCGGAACGAACTGGGATGACATTCGTGCAGCTTTCCAATCAGGGAAGGTAGCTATGTATATGGATTCCTCCGCAGGTGTACGAGGAATTATTGATAATGCACCATTTGAAGTGGGCGCTGCATACATTCCTTATGCAGACGAAGTAGATCGTAAAGGCGTTGTAATTGGAGGAGCCTCTCTATGGATGTCTAAAGGAATTGCTGAAATTGAGCAAAAAGCAGCTTGGGAGTTCATGAAGTATTTAACTACTCCGGAAGTTCAAGCTAAATGGCATTTAGATACAGGATACTTTGCGATTAACCCATCTGCATATGAAGCAGACATTGTTAAAGAAGCATGGGAAGAGATGCCACAGTTAAAAGTAACAGTAGAACAGCTACAAAGCACAGAGCCATCTATCGCTACTCAGGGTGCCTTAATATCGGTGTTCCCAGAATCTCGTCAGCAAATCGTGACGGCGTTGGAGAATTTATATCAAGGGATGGACCCTAAAGAAGCGTTAGATGCAGCGGCAGAAGGAACTAACCGCGCAATCGAGATTGCTAATAGAACAAAATAATAAAACAAGTAGAGAGCTTAGGCTTTCTGCTTGTTTTTTAAGTAATTTAAAGAAAGGATACAGGGCGGTTAATTATGAATCTCCGAGCTTACTTTAATATCTAGCTAAATCTCCAAATGCAGAAGTAAACTCCTTTCTTATCTGAATAATGAATTTTATAGGTTCTTCAGTATTATCTTTAGTACTTAAATTCTTGCGTTCCTTTCCTTCATACCAAAATCTCTTACCATTAGAGGTCTTTTTAAGCTCTTCGTCACCGTCAAAGTAAATTTCGAAACCTCTTTCCTTATAATAATCATGTACTTCTTTTTCGCTAAGTTCAGAATATAACTTTTTGTAGACAACGACAGTTGGTCGTCCCCCACTCCCCCATGGTCCTCCACCATACGCAACTCCAAAGTCAAATCCACGATCAAGCTCTTTTGTCTTAGGAGGTAGAGGAGTAGAAAAGACTTTGTTTGCAAATTCTTCTGCGTTCTTTTTGTCTTGGCTAAAAAAAGATACAGCCAAACATACAATGGCGAAAAAAGTTAATAAGATCATCAAAATCTTAAATTTATTATTCAAAGAAATTCTCCTATCTTAATGCACATTACTGTTTTTCAAAAAGAAAAAACTTTTTCGTTTTCGCGTTCTTGCATTAAGTTTGTTTTTCGTCTCTATCTTCTATATATCTTTCGTACGCTTCTTTTACCTTGTCATTGATTGGCGGGTACTACTTGTTTATGAATCTCTTTAAATAAAATAAATGAGCTGAAAATGACCCACGCAACAATTGGACATATATGATTTATATTCAAAAAGGACTGAGAATAGTTAGAAAACCTAAAACCCAGGTCAAAACTGTCTAGTCTCGAATCATATTGTTTTGTTGTTAAATCTTTTTATTGCGCTTGCTAAAATGGCAATTAGAAAAACAATAACACTATTTATTAGTAGATAGTATGCTACTTGAAGACCGTAAAATATTGCAAAAGGATCATTAATAACAAATACGGTTATTGCACCACCGATGGAGCCAAACAAAACCCCTAGATATAATATAGTAAAAGCGGAGTAATATAGACTTTTCTTTTTTCTGTAAGTTAGAAATCCAATAATATTGGCAGCAACGATAAAAAAGACTAAAAGTATTATGAAAAAACTATCCATGTAAACCCCCGTCAGTAAATTTATTTATCATCACAACTAAAATATTGTTTGCGATGATCATTACTAGTTCAAGTGTAACATTTTACAAACAATTCCATATAAAGAAAAATAAAACCTTAAAGTTATAAGTGGAAAATGGCTTTCCTGTTAGACTTATCAGACATTAAAACTCTTTGAATTATTTCGTGATTATTTTTTGACAAAACTAACTATTTAACTTCTCCCTTTAAATTTGTTATGATAAATTGATGGACAAAATTTGAAAAGGTGGAGTAAAAAATGGACACAAATGCATACAGAGTATTACTTTACTACAAATATGTCCCGATTGAAGATCCAGTAACATTTGCACAAGAACATCTTGCTGCATGTAAGGAACTTGGGTTAAAAGGGCGTATTTTAGTATCGAATGAAGGTATAAACGGAACTTGTTCCGGAACAATTGAACAAACAGACGCATACATGGACATGATGAAAGCAGACGAACGTTTTGCTGACATGGTGTTTAAAATAGATGAAGCGGAAGGACATGCATTTAAGAAAATGCACGTTCGCCCTAAGCGTGAAATTGTTCACTTAGGATTAGAGGAAGATATCAATCCTAATGAATTAACAGGTAAATACCTGTCTCCAAAAGAATTTTATGAGCAAATGCAAGCCGAAGACACAATAGTTATCGATGCTCGTAACGATTATGAATTTGACTTAGGTCATTTCCGCGGAGCAATCCGTCCAGATATCAAAAACTTCCGTGATCTTCCTGAATGGATTCACGATAATAAAGAGCTTTTTGAAGGTAAAAAGGTATTAACGTATTGCACAGGCGGAATTCGCTGTGAAAAATTCTCTGGTTGGTTAGTTAGAGAAGGATTCGAAGATGTTGCTCAACTGCACGGAGGTATTGCTACCTATGGTAAAGACCCAGAAGTTCGTGGTCAGCTATGGGACGGTCAAATGTACGTATTTGATGAGCGTATTGCTGTTCCGATTAACCAAGTAGAGCATGTGGTTGTAGGGAAAGATCATTTCACTGGAGAGCCTTGTGAACGTTATGTAAACTGTGCAAATCCGGACTGTAATGACAAAATTCTATGTTCGGAAGAAAATGAACATAAGTATCTTCGCAGCTGTTCACACGAATGTCGTGTACACCCGCGTAATCGCTATATTGTAGAACATAAATTGACGGATGAAGAAGTAGAAGCAAGATTAGCTGCTATCTAATTTCGTTTGCTAAAGGACTGTGCTTTTAAGCGCAGTCTTTTTTTACTTTTTTTAAGACGAGCCTGCATCAGAAAATAAGATTTAATGGGTACGTGAATGATGACATTCTATTTGTGGAAGGATAGAAATATATTGATGTAATAGAGGTTATTCGCTTCTGTATATCGAAAGTTACTAGGAGTTCGTTTTTACAAATAGAATGGAGGAGCGTATATGGCAATCGAAGTAAGAAGAATTTCTGATTTGAATGAGGTCGACGTATCCAAGCTAATTCAAGAAAGCGAAAAAGAAGGGTACCGTTTTGTATCCAGGCTAGCTACTGAGTATGAGGACGGTACAAACAGGTTTAGTGAGCAAGGGGAGGCACTATATGGTGCTTGGAATGAAGGAGAGCTAGTGGCAATTGGAGGCTTAAATCGAGATGTTTTAGGAGCAGATTCTGCTAGATTGCATCGTTTTTATACGTTGCCTGATTATCGAAGAAAAGGAATCGGCAGTGAACTTTTTAAAGCAATTTTAGAGGATGCTAAAGGTCAGTTCAACGAAATCACGACTAAAACCGAATCCATGAAAGCGGATGCTTTTTATCGGGCAAACGGCTTTATATTTGACCGCAGATCTCCTGACACCACTCATGTAATAGGACTTTAAACAACAATTCTATAAGGTGCTCTTTGTGAAGTTATTTACAAGGAGCACCTTTTTATATTCAATTCTTAGGTTCCTCTAGATGCTTTTCTTCTCGCATAGCTTTTCGCTCCAAAAGCATAAAAGCCTCGTTTTCTAAACGCAAAAGTTCTATCTCTAATTCCTTTTGTTTATGCTGCTGTTGTTTCACTGTTACGTAGCCACCCATAGCGATTAAACTCAGCAAGGATAAGCCAATAGTTGAAAAAATAAAGATAGCAATAATATCCTCCAAGAAATGCACCTCCCTTTATATAAATAGTATAACAAATACATTAATAGTTAAAGTTTCCAAGGATAAGAAAAACATAGAAGCAAATAACTAACAGGAGCTAACCTTTTGACAGTCTTCTTATATTAATATAATATAAGGAAGTCTCGAATTTGAGATAAATAAAAATATAAAAATATATGGATATTATAGAGGAGTTATAAAAATGAACGTATTAGTAGTAAAAGCAAATAACCGACCAGCAACAGAAGCGATTTCAAGTAAAATGTATGAAACTTTCATGGCTGAACTTGAAGGTAAAGATGTAAACGTAACAGTTTATGATGTATATGAAGAGGATACTCCATACTTCGGACAAGACCTTTTCAATGCTTTCGGTAAAGTACAAACTGGTGGAGAGTTGACGGACGTTGAATCTCGCTTATTAGCAGCTAAACAAAAAGCAATGGATCTATTAACTGCTGCAGATGTTGTAGTATTTGCATTCCCATTATGGAATCTAACAATCCCTGCTAAATTACAAACTTTTATTGATTATGTATATGCTGCAGGCTTTGCATTTAAATATGATGCACAAGGCAACATGGTTCAATTAATGACAGATAAAAAAGCAATCTTCTTAAACGCTCGTGGTGGAATTTATTCTACACCTGAGGCAGCGCCAATGGAAATGGCTGTAAACTATATGCGTGCAGTATTTGGTGGAGTATTCGGTATGCAAATCATTGATGAAGTAATTATTGAAGGTCACAATGCTATGCCTGCTAAAGCACAAGAAATTATCTCAGCAGGTATGGAAGAAGTAAAAGCTTCTGCTCAACGCTTAGTAGAGTTAACAGTAAAAGGATAATAAACATATTTGGAACCGGCAAGATCCTCAGAGATCTTGTCGGCTTTTTTTGTTGGAATGAGTCCTGTTTGCGGAAGAATGGTAAGTGTGAAGGGCTCCGTAGTTATTGATAAGCATCAGGATTGGATCGGGATTGTCGTAAAACTTCAGTTAATTGTAGTAAAAGAATGAGGGATTGTAGTAAATGAATGCTTGATTGTAGTAAATCGAGTCAGGGAAATAAGCCTGGAAAGGGATTGTCGTAAAATTTCCAGTGATTGTAGTAAAAGAGTGAGGGATTGTAGTAAACGAAGCCTGGATTGTAGTAATTGAGGCGCGGAT harbors:
- a CDS encoding ABC transporter substrate-binding protein, producing MRKKFKFTSLFMILLGILALAACTNSDDSSSTEPVQKSDEDVEKSEEGKTVISFWHAMSGSGQTALDNIVADFNASQDDYEVKAEFQGSYEESLTKLRSVGGTADAPAITQVFEVGTKYMIESGFIEPMQKFIDEDNYDLSQLEENILNYYSLDGELYSMPFNSSTPVMLYNKDAFKAAGLDPENPPKTFQEIIDAAAKLKTDEMKGFSMLTYGWFFEQLVATQGGLYVNEDNGRAGDATEAVFNGEEGQRVFEFLNTMNEAGTFGNFGTNWDDIRAAFQSGKVAMYMDSSAGVRGIIDNAPFEVGAAYIPYADEVDRKGVVIGGASLWMSKGIAEIEQKAAWEFMKYLTTPEVQAKWHLDTGYFAINPSAYEADIVKEAWEEMPQLKVTVEQLQSTEPSIATQGALISVFPESRQQIVTALENLYQGMDPKEALDAAAEGTNRAIEIANRTK
- a CDS encoding rhodanese-related sulfurtransferase; protein product: MDTNAYRVLLYYKYVPIEDPVTFAQEHLAACKELGLKGRILVSNEGINGTCSGTIEQTDAYMDMMKADERFADMVFKIDEAEGHAFKKMHVRPKREIVHLGLEEDINPNELTGKYLSPKEFYEQMQAEDTIVIDARNDYEFDLGHFRGAIRPDIKNFRDLPEWIHDNKELFEGKKVLTYCTGGIRCEKFSGWLVREGFEDVAQLHGGIATYGKDPEVRGQLWDGQMYVFDERIAVPINQVEHVVVGKDHFTGEPCERYVNCANPDCNDKILCSEENEHKYLRSCSHECRVHPRNRYIVEHKLTDEEVEARLAAI
- a CDS encoding GNAT family N-acetyltransferase, which codes for MAIEVRRISDLNEVDVSKLIQESEKEGYRFVSRLATEYEDGTNRFSEQGEALYGAWNEGELVAIGGLNRDVLGADSARLHRFYTLPDYRRKGIGSELFKAILEDAKGQFNEITTKTESMKADAFYRANGFIFDRRSPDTTHVIGL
- a CDS encoding FMN-dependent NADH-azoreductase, whose translation is MNVLVVKANNRPATEAISSKMYETFMAELEGKDVNVTVYDVYEEDTPYFGQDLFNAFGKVQTGGELTDVESRLLAAKQKAMDLLTAADVVVFAFPLWNLTIPAKLQTFIDYVYAAGFAFKYDAQGNMVQLMTDKKAIFLNARGGIYSTPEAAPMEMAVNYMRAVFGGVFGMQIIDEVIIEGHNAMPAKAQEIISAGMEEVKASAQRLVELTVKG